From Epinephelus lanceolatus isolate andai-2023 chromosome 5, ASM4190304v1, whole genome shotgun sequence, the proteins below share one genomic window:
- the LOC117262369 gene encoding GTPase HRas, which yields MTEYKLVVVGAGGVGKSALTIQLIQNHFVDEYDPTIEDSYRKQVVIDGETCLLDILDTAGQEEYSAMRDQYMRTGEGFLCVFAINNTKSFEDIHQYREQIKRVKDSDDVPMVLVGNKCDLPARTVDTRQAQELARSYGIPYIETSAKTRQGVEDAFYTLVREIRQHKLRKLNPPDESGQDCMSCRCVVS from the exons ATGACGGAGTACAagctggtggtggtgggagCTGGAGGCGTGGGCAAGAGTGCACTCACCATTCAGCTCATCCAGAACCACTTTGTGGATGAATATGACCCCACCATAGAG GACTCGTACAGGAAACAGGTCGTGATTGATGGGGAGACCTGCCTGCTAGACATCCTGGACACTGCAGGTCAAGAGGAGTACAGCGCCATGAGGGATCAGTACATGAGGACAGGAGAGGGTTTCCTCTGTGTCTTCGCCATCAATAACACTAAGTCTTTCGAGGACATTCACcagtacag AGAACAGATTAAACGTGTAAAGGACTCAGACGATGTTCCCATGGTGCTTGTGGGCAACAAATGTGACCTCCCGGCACGCACGGTGGACACAAGGCAAGCCCAGGAACTTGCCCGCTCCTATGGTATCCCTTACATCGAGACCTCTGCCAAAACACGACAG GGAGTGGAGGACGCCTTCTACACACTGGTTAGGGAGATCAGACAGCATAAGCTTAGGAAGCTGAACCCACCGGATGAAAGTGGTCAAGACTGTATGAGCTGTCGCTGTGTGGTATCGTGA
- the LOC117261846 gene encoding tumor susceptibility gene 101 protein produces MPHEETIKKMLPKTYLRKHVASEISMVLTHFKNLVPMMDRYVYNDGATKDLMSLTGTIPVMYSDKTYNIPVCLWIEETYPQTAPICYVTPTREMMIISGKFISKNGEVMLPYLEEWNGECDLTGLLQVMVAMFGDFPPVCMQPHPEPEQAPCWLQFQRNAEVLSKTDGSLYLHISTEDGLPFQREHETNC; encoded by the exons ATGCCACATGAGGAAACGATTAAGAAAATGCTGCCTAAG ACGTATCTTCGCAAACATGTGGCCAGTGAAATAAGCATGGTGCTGACTCACTTCAAAAACCTTGTGCCCATGATGGATAGATACG TTTACAACGATGGAGCCACAAAGGACTTGATGAGTCTAACTGGAACCATTCCTGTCATGTATAGTG ACAAGACCTACAACATCCCTGTGTGCCTGTGGATTGAGGAGACCTACCCCCAAACTGCTCCCATCTGCTACGTCACACCTACACGTGAGATGATGATCATCAGTGGGAAGTTCATCTCCAAGAATGGTGAAGTTATGCTGCCGTACCTGGAGGAATGGAAT GGTGAATGTGACCTAACTGGCCTACTGCAGGTGATGGTTGCCATGTTTGGAGACTTCCCTCCAGTATGTATGCAGCCTCATCCAGAGCCTGAACAAGCTCCTT GTTGGCTACAGTTCCAGAGAAATGCAGAGGTGCTTTCAAAGACAGATGGAAGTTTGTATCTGCATATATCCACAGAGGATGGTCTACCTTTTCAGCGAGAACATGAAACCAACTGTTAG